One Candidatus Hydrothermales bacterium DNA segment encodes these proteins:
- a CDS encoding RNA 2'-phosphotransferase: MRDRLLRLSKKLSYILRHDPAKFGISLNSEGFADIDELCKKAKINKDEIFELLKKCGKKRFEIRGNKIRALYGHSFIKIEYKEVVPPEILYHGTSRKNLERILKEGLKPMNRKYVHLSVNKEEALRVGRRHDKSPIILIILSKDAYNSGVKFFKAGDVYLCEFLPPEFIKVENSV; encoded by the coding sequence TTGCGAGATAGACTTTTAAGATTAAGTAAGAAGCTCTCGTATATCTTAAGGCATGACCCAGCAAAATTTGGAATAAGTTTAAATAGTGAAGGTTTTGCTGATATTGATGAACTATGTAAGAAAGCAAAAATAAATAAAGATGAAATTTTTGAGCTTTTAAAAAAGTGTGGTAAAAAGAGATTTGAGATAAGGGGAAATAAAATAAGGGCTCTCTATGGACATAGTTTTATAAAGATAGAGTATAAAGAGGTGGTACCGCCAGAGATTCTATATCACGGAACAAGTAGAAAAAATTTAGAGAGGATATTAAAAGAAGGGCTAAAGCCGATGAACAGAAAATATGTTCACCTATCAGTTAATAAAGAGGAGGCCCTAAGAGTTGGTAGAAGGCATGATAAAAGTCCAATTATACTTATAATTCTTTCAAAAGATGCCTATAATTCCGGAGTAAAATTCTTTAAAGCAGGTGATGTCTATTTATGCGAATTTTTAC